A window of Corallococcus macrosporus DSM 14697 contains these coding sequences:
- a CDS encoding DUF3857 domain-containing protein: MSRFTLLAAVFVLTCPLWAQAKPAADAIARAHAAEAMKQASSPRSAASLLRMHALVDEVEDLTPLLSTYAYVASRRSSDPNARATAQMLLLDTERARGRLVRANEVKQWLGYVGDYYVTGGFENEGKAGCDTDFGPEAAQLDLSATYPAAKGGNATWRKLTANTADGYIDLAAAIRPNREAVAYAVTWLEAPQESRVSLGVGTSGAFRLWVNGQLAAKEDRYNLPRPDQSRVSVRLRKGLNRVLVKVCQEAGPLGFYLRQESPTVRATLPAKAPALERGAAPQPQPLPTLTSALRALVEKHPDDAALRGDYARVLNFFRAYDAREHTASAEAALAAERAPKDASLQLLAAQTQRDDMNERRRFLEAALAADPAMPEARVALAEHELDGGHPERVQPLVAPVLEKRPDDVNARLVLARAHEALGERPRAHALVEETFRLQPRAPRAVRAAAQVSRHLDRSREAMDRMRVVLALRFDDTSTRHMLATMLAEAGQVDSAQREYAQLVKLNPFDNGSRVRLAELKASNGAVEEAVALFAEARELSPDEPEVYEREGRALLAAGRREPALASFERSLVLRPQNPGLKEALRALKGESTATGMQYLVDAQPLAKEAEAYVHEDALYLVDNTYVRVQQSGLSSRLHQRVVKVYNARGVDAFRTVPVTYSPDRQEVRVLRARVIKADGSVVESYGENDRNINEPWTGMYYDARAKILSFPSLAAGDTLELTYRLDDTAQDNLLSDYWGDVESVQGVYPKVRFQYLVDMPQARPLYWNKGKLTGLESAQESLDGGRVLYRWNAKHVAKVVPEPGMPGWAEVAQNLHVSTYQTWDQVGRYWWGLVRDQLQPNAELRQTVDQVLQGVDRKNELAVVRAIYNFVVTNTRYVALEFGIHGFKPYRVDRVLARRFGDCKDKASLIHAMLQVAGVESRLVLLRMRNLGSIGEEVASLAAFNHAIAYVPKFDLYLDGTAEFHGANELPSADRVANVLVVEPNGKSTFLTTPEAKAADNATRMSLDVTLRADGGAEITGASTVGGQHAPDYRRAYRPEATRKSTFERAWAQSFPGLTVHEVKLSDTTRLDDNVALDFRMSIPRYSEVLPGGMRFLPFGTGRTYQQAYASLAQRRFDLVMSSPWTNGFLLRYTLPAGWTVAELPQAVEETTKFGHIKLSYRLEGGKLVAEGEVALTTARVSADDYPAFREFLGRVDRAFGRRVLIQNAENRTASSTTP, translated from the coding sequence ATGTCCCGCTTCACATTGCTGGCCGCAGTCTTCGTGCTCACCTGCCCGCTGTGGGCGCAGGCGAAGCCGGCCGCGGATGCGATTGCCCGCGCCCACGCGGCCGAGGCGATGAAGCAGGCCTCCTCCCCCCGAAGCGCCGCCAGCCTGCTGCGGATGCACGCGCTGGTGGACGAGGTGGAGGACCTGACGCCCCTCTTGAGCACCTACGCCTACGTGGCCTCCCGGCGCAGCTCGGACCCGAACGCCCGCGCCACCGCGCAGATGCTGCTGCTGGACACCGAGCGCGCCCGGGGCCGGCTGGTGCGCGCCAACGAGGTGAAGCAGTGGCTGGGCTACGTGGGCGACTACTACGTCACCGGAGGCTTCGAGAACGAGGGCAAGGCCGGGTGTGACACCGACTTCGGCCCCGAGGCCGCCCAGTTGGACCTGTCCGCCACCTACCCCGCGGCCAAGGGAGGCAACGCCACCTGGCGCAAGCTGACGGCGAACACCGCGGACGGCTACATCGACCTTGCCGCCGCCATCCGCCCCAACCGCGAGGCCGTGGCCTACGCCGTCACCTGGCTGGAGGCCCCCCAGGAGTCGCGCGTGTCGCTGGGCGTGGGCACCTCCGGCGCGTTCCGCCTGTGGGTGAACGGGCAGCTCGCCGCGAAGGAGGACCGCTACAACCTGCCGCGCCCGGACCAGTCCCGCGTGTCCGTGAGGCTGCGCAAGGGCCTCAACCGCGTGCTGGTGAAGGTGTGCCAGGAGGCCGGCCCGCTGGGCTTCTACCTGCGCCAGGAGTCACCCACCGTGCGCGCCACGCTGCCGGCGAAGGCGCCCGCCCTGGAGCGCGGCGCCGCGCCGCAGCCCCAGCCGCTGCCCACCCTCACCTCCGCCCTGCGCGCCCTGGTGGAGAAGCACCCGGATGACGCCGCGCTGCGCGGTGACTACGCCCGGGTCCTGAACTTCTTCCGCGCCTACGACGCGCGCGAGCACACCGCCAGCGCGGAGGCCGCGCTCGCCGCGGAGCGCGCGCCCAAGGACGCCAGCCTCCAGCTCCTCGCCGCCCAGACGCAGCGGGATGACATGAACGAGCGGCGCCGCTTCCTGGAGGCCGCGCTCGCCGCCGACCCCGCCATGCCGGAGGCCCGCGTGGCCCTGGCCGAGCACGAGCTGGACGGCGGCCACCCCGAGCGCGTGCAGCCGCTGGTGGCCCCCGTGCTGGAGAAGCGGCCGGATGACGTCAACGCGCGGCTGGTGCTGGCGCGCGCGCACGAGGCGCTGGGCGAGCGCCCCAGGGCCCATGCGCTGGTGGAGGAGACGTTCCGCCTGCAGCCCCGTGCGCCTCGCGCGGTGCGCGCCGCGGCGCAGGTCTCCCGTCACCTCGACCGCAGCCGCGAGGCCATGGACCGGATGCGCGTGGTGCTGGCGCTGCGCTTCGACGACACCAGCACGCGCCACATGCTGGCCACGATGCTGGCGGAGGCCGGGCAGGTGGACTCCGCCCAGCGCGAGTACGCCCAGCTCGTGAAGCTCAATCCCTTCGACAACGGCTCGCGCGTGCGGCTGGCGGAGCTGAAGGCCAGCAACGGCGCGGTGGAGGAGGCCGTCGCCCTCTTCGCCGAGGCCCGCGAGCTGTCCCCGGACGAGCCGGAGGTCTACGAGCGCGAGGGCCGCGCCCTGCTGGCCGCCGGCCGCCGTGAGCCGGCGCTGGCCTCCTTCGAGCGCTCGCTCGTGCTGCGCCCGCAGAACCCGGGCCTGAAGGAAGCCCTGCGCGCCCTCAAGGGCGAGAGCACCGCCACCGGCATGCAGTACCTGGTGGACGCCCAGCCGCTGGCCAAGGAGGCGGAGGCCTACGTCCACGAGGACGCCCTCTACCTGGTGGACAACACCTACGTGCGCGTCCAGCAGAGCGGCCTGTCCAGCCGCCTGCACCAGCGGGTGGTCAAGGTCTACAACGCGCGCGGCGTGGACGCGTTCCGCACCGTGCCCGTCACCTACTCACCGGACCGCCAGGAGGTGCGCGTGCTGCGCGCCCGCGTCATCAAGGCGGATGGCTCCGTGGTGGAGAGCTACGGTGAGAACGACCGCAACATCAACGAGCCGTGGACGGGCATGTACTACGACGCCCGCGCCAAGATTCTCTCCTTCCCCTCGCTGGCGGCGGGCGACACGCTGGAGCTGACGTACCGCCTGGACGACACCGCGCAGGACAACCTCCTGTCGGACTACTGGGGTGACGTGGAGAGCGTGCAGGGCGTCTACCCGAAGGTGCGCTTCCAGTACCTGGTGGACATGCCGCAGGCGCGGCCCCTGTACTGGAACAAGGGCAAGCTGACCGGCCTGGAGAGCGCGCAGGAGTCGCTGGACGGCGGCCGCGTGCTGTACCGCTGGAACGCGAAGCACGTCGCCAAGGTGGTGCCGGAGCCCGGCATGCCCGGCTGGGCGGAGGTGGCGCAGAACCTCCACGTCTCCACGTACCAGACGTGGGACCAGGTGGGCCGCTACTGGTGGGGCCTGGTGAGGGACCAGCTCCAGCCCAACGCGGAGCTGCGGCAGACGGTGGACCAGGTCCTCCAGGGCGTGGACCGCAAGAATGAGCTGGCGGTGGTGCGCGCCATCTACAACTTCGTGGTGACGAACACGCGCTACGTGGCGCTGGAGTTCGGCATCCACGGCTTCAAGCCCTACCGCGTGGACCGCGTGCTGGCGCGCCGCTTCGGCGACTGCAAGGACAAGGCGAGCCTCATCCACGCCATGCTCCAGGTGGCGGGCGTGGAGAGCCGGCTGGTGCTGCTGCGCATGCGCAACCTGGGCTCCATTGGCGAGGAGGTGGCGAGCCTGGCGGCCTTCAACCACGCCATCGCCTACGTGCCCAAGTTCGACCTGTACCTGGACGGCACCGCGGAGTTCCACGGCGCCAACGAGCTGCCCAGCGCGGACCGGGTGGCCAACGTGCTGGTGGTGGAGCCCAACGGCAAGAGCACCTTCCTCACCACGCCGGAGGCGAAGGCGGCGGACAACGCCACGCGCATGTCGCTGGACGTGACGCTCCGCGCGGACGGCGGCGCCGAAATCACCGGCGCCAGCACCGTGGGCGGGCAGCACGCGCCCGACTATCGCCGCGCCTACCGGCCGGAGGCCACGCGCAAGTCCACCTTCGAGCGCGCCTGGGCGCAGAGCTTCCCCGGCCTCACCGTGCACGAGGTGAAGCTGAGCGACACCACCCGCCTGGATGACAACGTGGCGCTGGACTTCAGGATGAGCATCCCGCGCTACTCGGAGGTGCTGCCTGGCGGCATGCGCTTCCTGCCCTTCGGCACCGGCCGCACCTACCAGCAGGCCTACGCCTCGCTGGCCCAGCGCCGCTTCGACCTGGTGATGTCCAGCCCGTGGACCAACGGCTTCCTGCTGCGCTACACGCTGCCCGCCGGCTGGACGGTGGCGGAGCTGCCCCAGGCGGTGGAGGAGACGACGAAGTTCGGCCACATCAAGCTGAGCTACCGCCTGGAGGGCGGCAAGCTGGTGGCCGAGGGCGAGGTGGCCCTCACCACCGCGCGCGTGTCCGCGGATGACTACCCCGCGTTCCGCGAGTTCCTCGGCCGCGTGGACCGCGCCTTCGGCCGCCGCGTGCTCATCCAGAACGCGGAGAACCGCACCGCGTCCTCCACCACGCCGTAA